The Terriglobales bacterium genomic sequence AAGAAAGCGGCGGTGTGGGCTCTGACATCGGCTACGGGACGGCCCCGGGCGCTAGGCGCTATTCAATGGACTGCAGCTCTTTGCCGGGCTTGAAGCGGACCGCCTTCCCCGGAGGGATGTTGACCTCGGCACCGGTGCGGGGATTGCGCCCGATGCCGGTCTTGCGGGGGCGGACGTTGAAGACGCCGAAGCCGCGGAGCTCGATGCGATCGCCCTTGGCCAGCGCCTTCTTCATGCTATCGAAAACCGTCTCCACCGCCAGCTCGGCCTTGGTCTTGGTGATGCCCGTTTTGTTGACCACTTCGTTGATGATGTCGAGCTTGATCACAGACGGATTCTCCCGGAGCGGGCGCAGCCGAAGGGGTGGCGGCTGGAAGCCAGCGTCAAGACGCGGATGCTAAAGGACATAGCAGGCATTGTCAACGACGGTCTTCACGCTTAAGATGGCCGCGCCCTTTCTTTCATCGGAAGCCCGCTGGGGGCGGGCCCGTTTCCCCAAGGAGAGCTATGTCCATCAAGAGTGACCGTTGGATCCGCAAAATGGCGCAGGAGCACGACATGATCAACCCCTTCGCGGAGAAACAGGTGCGCAACGGAGTGGTCTCCTACGGGCTTTCCTCCTACGGATACGACTTGCGGGTAGCGGACGAGTTCAAGATCTTTACCAACGTGAACTCCAGCCTGATCGATCCCAAGAACTTCGACGAGCGGTCGTTCGTGACCCTGCAGTCGGAGTGCGCCATCATCCCGCCCAACTCGTTCGCGCTGGCGCGCTCGGTGGAGTACTTCAAGATCCCGCGCGACGTGCTGACGGTGTGCGTGGGCAAATCCACCTACGCGCGCTGCGGCATCATCGTGAACGTGACACCCTTCGAGCCCGAGTGGGAGGGCTTCGTGACGCTGGAGATCTCGAACACCAGCCCGCTGCCCGCCAAGATCTACGCCAACGAGGGCATGTGCCAGATCCTGTTCTTCCAGTCCGACGAGATATGCGAGACCAGTTATAAGGACAAGAAAGGGAAGTATCAGGCGCAGACGGGGATCGTGCTGCCGCGGCTGTAACGGCCGGGCTACTTGCCGTTGCCGGCGGCTTCAGAAGCCTTGAAGATGTACTTGATGTTGGGCTTGTAGATAAGTAGGTTGGGCAGGCCGTCGCTCCGGTTCACCTTCAGGCAGCGCTTGTCATACCACTCGATGATCCCGTGGATCTCTTCCCCGTCCTTGAGCACCACCACCATCGGGGTCTTCGACTGCATCTGCTTCTGGTAGTAGAAGTTCTCGGCGTGGGTCTGCTCCGGAGGAGGGGTCTTGCGGGGGCCCGCGGAGCGTTCCCGCCTCTCGCCGGCCTCGCCGCGCGTGTGCTCGGAACGGCTCAGGGACGGGCGGATCAGCTTGCGGTTGGAGAATCCTTCCGACTCGGAGTCTCCGGTGACAACGGAATCAACGGCATCTTTCATGATGGTTCCTGAGTTCGGTCCCCAGAGAGACAGCCACACTGATGGAGATACTCGAATCGGTTTCCTGGCTGAGACCTGGGGAAGCTGGGGTTTAAGTCTGAAAAATTGCCCATACCGTACCACAGGGCGCTGGAGGTGGCAATCCCGGAAGCTGGTGCCCGGAAAGCCGCGGAGGAAAACGGGTTGCGCGGGAGTTCGACGCACGATCCCCGGCTGGGCTAGTTCGGGGGCGGTACACCTGGTAACTCT encodes the following:
- a CDS encoding HU family DNA-binding protein — protein: MIKLDIINEVVNKTGITKTKAELAVETVFDSMKKALAKGDRIELRGFGVFNVRPRKTGIGRNPRTGAEVNIPPGKAVRFKPGKELQSIE
- the dcd gene encoding dCTP deaminase; the encoded protein is MSIKSDRWIRKMAQEHDMINPFAEKQVRNGVVSYGLSSYGYDLRVADEFKIFTNVNSSLIDPKNFDERSFVTLQSECAIIPPNSFALARSVEYFKIPRDVLTVCVGKSTYARCGIIVNVTPFEPEWEGFVTLEISNTSPLPAKIYANEGMCQILFFQSDEICETSYKDKKGKYQAQTGIVLPRL